The following coding sequences lie in one Mycoplasma crocodyli MP145 genomic window:
- a CDS encoding APC family permease produces the protein MNKLNNKQLVFFGFNFVVGFGFIATMTSLVQNKGWGILIFIIASFIALTVALSFSKLAHKYPETVGGSYAYSKEVFNKPFQFFIGWNQFIQGLLISSTSPLFFATIMKEFDSNSSHEIYYILVSLFIFSLIVTVTTFGLKTSKFVIFVSSILKYLVIFGAILLLVINIFIGINQATINPDLGSKDTIAKPSVLFASIISFIIAFGGIETVASISKDTEVKNFRKTLLFIFGLILIFYFIVYILFIFQPKTLGTTTFIGLYKSSLGLTGLILFGIGMFFNRLSATSSFIFGLSRSFVALSLDGFVPAIYSKKNKHGEYRNAILLFGLLNLITMFAIGLLPKLLSSNSNVQNIFDTLLDAVAIFFLIQYFFTIIIALLLHRKKEIKIDLWEFILYVIGLIIIVICLISYIFPIIYNIFPLKSPETWQVKNTIIVVSYLLINIIGYIWWYLYTIYKDKKELKNSKQKNINNETD, from the coding sequence ATGAATAAATTGAATAATAAACAATTAGTATTTTTCGGGTTTAACTTTGTTGTTGGATTTGGATTTATTGCTACCATGACATCACTTGTCCAAAATAAAGGATGAGGTATTTTAATTTTCATTATTGCTTCATTTATAGCACTTACTGTAGCTCTTTCGTTTTCTAAACTAGCCCATAAATATCCTGAAACTGTAGGTGGATCTTATGCCTATTCTAAAGAGGTTTTTAATAAGCCGTTTCAATTTTTTATAGGTTGAAATCAATTTATACAAGGTTTATTAATAAGTTCAACAAGTCCATTATTTTTCGCAACTATTATGAAGGAATTCGATTCTAATTCGAGTCATGAAATTTATTATATTTTAGTTTCCTTATTTATATTTTCACTTATAGTCACAGTAACTACATTCGGACTAAAAACAAGTAAATTTGTTATATTTGTTTCATCGATTTTGAAATATTTAGTTATATTTGGTGCTATCCTACTTCTTGTAATAAATATCTTTATTGGAATTAATCAAGCAACAATTAATCCTGATTTAGGTTCAAAAGATACAATTGCTAAACCATCCGTTTTATTCGCAAGTATTATATCATTCATAATTGCTTTTGGTGGAATAGAAACAGTTGCAAGCATCTCTAAAGACACCGAGGTTAAAAACTTCAGAAAAACGTTGTTATTTATTTTTGGTTTAATTTTAATATTTTACTTTATTGTATATATACTTTTTATTTTTCAACCTAAAACACTTGGAACAACAACATTTATTGGCCTTTATAAATCATCGCTTGGATTAACTGGATTAATTCTTTTTGGGATTGGTATGTTCTTTAATAGATTAAGTGCAACATCATCCTTTATCTTTGGATTGTCAAGATCTTTTGTTGCGCTTTCACTTGATGGATTTGTACCTGCTATATATTCAAAAAAGAATAAACATGGTGAATATAGAAATGCTATTTTACTCTTTGGATTATTGAATCTTATTACGATGTTTGCAATAGGACTTTTACCAAAACTGCTTTCTTCAAACAGTAACGTTCAAAATATATTTGACACATTACTTGATGCTGTTGCAATATTCTTTTTGATACAATATTTTTTCACAATAATAATTGCTCTATTGTTGCACCGTAAAAAAGAAATAAAAATTGACTTATGAGAATTCATTTTATATGTAATTGGACTAATTATTATAGTAATATGTTTGATAAGTTATATCTTTCCTATAATATATAACATTTTCCCTCTTAAATCTCCTGAAACATGACAAGTAAAAAATACAATAATTGTTGTTTCGTATTTATTGATAAATATCATAGGATACATATGATGATACTTGTACACTATTTATAAAGATAAAAAAGAACTTAAAAATTCTAAACAAAAAAATATAAATAATGAAACTGATTAA
- a CDS encoding substrate-binding domain-containing protein encodes MKTKKLLIGLGAMTALAALSVAAISCENKTNKDTQTTTPVTAESPRIAISDPDNPRWLKAQKELLAAFDTHKVGAVSSIVKDQPAQNAFIDAAVAGGTKGLIIGAVDGSAVAGSVNGAATKGVKVVAYDRLIKGTDKYNWYTTFDNSKVGELQGLYLLSSIYGQIAKPFATEKEAVEYAKAHNLAAESFVYSLAGSPTDNNAPLFYKGAKKVVDAVMAVDKNLKYARAEKESFETAAVDNWDYSKAQASMSAFLTSFANKDKLVGVISPNDGMANAAIASLKGAQIDVKKVSITGQDFNADAIKNIKSGEQLMTIYKPDSSLAKVAVAILKTIMDDANKTKSPAEIFAIVKELLPAELKGIVTLDSEQYKSTDTHKINTIILVPTVVTKTNIAEFEGK; translated from the coding sequence ATGAAAACAAAAAAATTACTAATAGGATTAGGGGCAATGACAGCATTAGCTGCATTAAGTGTTGCTGCTATTTCTTGTGAAAATAAAACTAATAAAGATACACAAACTACAACACCAGTTACTGCAGAATCACCAAGAATCGCAATTTCTGATCCAGATAATCCTAGATGGCTTAAAGCACAAAAAGAATTATTGGCTGCATTTGATACACACAAAGTTGGAGCTGTTTCTTCAATAGTTAAAGATCAACCAGCACAAAATGCATTTATAGATGCAGCTGTTGCAGGTGGAACAAAAGGTCTTATCATTGGAGCAGTCGATGGAAGTGCTGTAGCCGGTTCAGTTAATGGTGCAGCAACAAAAGGAGTTAAAGTTGTTGCTTATGACCGTTTAATTAAAGGTACAGATAAATACAATTGATATACAACATTTGATAACTCAAAAGTTGGAGAATTACAAGGACTATACTTATTAAGTTCTATATATGGACAAATAGCAAAACCATTCGCTACAGAAAAAGAAGCAGTTGAATATGCAAAAGCTCACAATTTAGCCGCTGAATCATTTGTTTATTCATTGGCTGGATCACCAACTGACAACAATGCACCTTTGTTCTATAAAGGAGCTAAAAAAGTTGTTGATGCTGTAATGGCTGTTGATAAAAACTTAAAATATGCCAGAGCAGAAAAAGAAAGTTTTGAAACAGCTGCTGTTGATAACTGAGATTATTCAAAAGCTCAAGCATCTATGTCTGCATTCTTAACATCTTTTGCTAACAAAGATAAATTAGTTGGAGTTATTTCACCTAATGACGGAATGGCTAATGCAGCTATTGCATCATTAAAAGGTGCTCAAATTGATGTTAAAAAAGTTTCTATTACTGGACAAGACTTTAATGCAGATGCTATTAAAAACATTAAATCAGGTGAACAATTAATGACAATTTATAAACCAGATTCAAGTTTAGCTAAAGTTGCTGTTGCAATCCTTAAAACAATTATGGATGACGCAAATAAAACTAAATCACCAGCTGAAATTTTTGCTATTGTAAAAGAATTATTGCCAGCTGAACTAAAAGGAATTGTTACATTAGATAGTGAACAATACAAATCAACTGATACACATAAAATTAACACAATTATTTTAGTGCCTACAGTTGTTACAAAAACAAACATTGCAGAATTCGAAGGAAAATAA
- a CDS encoding sugar ABC transporter ATP-binding protein produces the protein MKEEFILELKNISKTYGATKALSDVTFNVKRGRILSLVGENGAGKSTLLKVFSGVIPYGKYEGTLFFEGQEARFASINESVSKGISIIHQELAISPHLTVCENMYLNNYMKKFGVIQWTKMYEECEKYLKMVGLNIKSDTIAGTLSVAQQQLIEIAKALSKQSKLIFFDEPTSSLNDDDSFKLLDIMKKLRDEKGVTSVFVSHKLNEVSYVADDVVVIRDGKFISAYDKTIRPINEQELIKDIVGRTLEAKFPPKNPNKPIGDVIFEVKNVSVLNPLVSNYYTVKDASFNLRQGEILGISGLVGSGRTELMLSIFGKYYNKIESGTILLRGKEVRFKNPREAIRKGIMYASEDRKNIGLIQMFSIKSNITSASEHIYSKLGVYNINKEEKDSINYSQQMGVKTKNINNEVESLSGGNQQKVVVAKALSTDFDILIIDEPTKGIDVGSKLEIYQLLIELANNGKSIIVISSELEELLGITDRIFVMAQGKIKGEILTKDATQEKIMQIGLL, from the coding sequence ATGAAAGAAGAATTTATTTTAGAACTAAAAAACATTTCAAAAACATATGGTGCAACCAAAGCGTTAAGTGATGTAACATTTAATGTAAAAAGAGGTAGAATTCTAAGTTTGGTTGGGGAAAACGGTGCTGGTAAAAGCACGCTTCTTAAGGTATTTTCCGGAGTTATTCCTTATGGAAAATATGAGGGAACATTATTCTTTGAAGGTCAAGAAGCACGTTTTGCAAGCATCAATGAATCTGTTTCAAAAGGTATTTCAATAATTCACCAAGAATTAGCTATCTCCCCACATCTTACAGTTTGTGAAAACATGTATTTAAATAATTACATGAAGAAATTCGGAGTAATTCAATGAACAAAGATGTATGAAGAATGTGAAAAATACCTAAAAATGGTTGGACTAAATATTAAGTCAGACACTATTGCTGGTACACTTTCTGTTGCTCAACAACAATTAATTGAAATAGCTAAAGCCCTATCTAAACAATCAAAATTAATATTTTTTGATGAACCTACTTCATCATTAAATGATGATGATAGTTTCAAACTTCTTGACATCATGAAAAAACTTCGTGATGAAAAAGGTGTAACATCAGTTTTTGTTTCTCATAAACTAAATGAAGTTTCATATGTTGCTGATGATGTAGTAGTAATTAGAGATGGAAAATTTATTTCAGCTTACGACAAAACAATTAGACCAATTAATGAACAAGAATTAATCAAGGACATAGTCGGTAGAACTCTAGAAGCTAAATTTCCACCAAAAAATCCTAACAAACCGATTGGCGATGTAATTTTTGAAGTAAAAAATGTAAGTGTTCTTAACCCATTGGTAAGTAATTATTACACTGTAAAAGATGCTTCTTTTAACTTGAGACAAGGAGAAATTCTTGGAATATCAGGACTTGTTGGTTCAGGAAGAACTGAATTAATGCTTTCAATATTTGGAAAATATTACAACAAAATTGAATCAGGAACAATATTATTAAGAGGTAAAGAAGTAAGGTTTAAAAATCCAAGAGAAGCAATTCGAAAAGGTATTATGTATGCAAGTGAAGACAGAAAGAATATAGGACTTATTCAAATGTTTTCGATTAAGTCTAACATTACATCTGCATCAGAACATATTTACTCTAAATTGGGAGTTTATAACATCAATAAAGAAGAAAAAGATTCTATAAATTACTCACAACAAATGGGTGTTAAAACAAAAAATATCAATAATGAAGTAGAATCTCTTTCTGGAGGAAACCAACAAAAAGTTGTTGTTGCAAAAGCTTTATCAACTGATTTTGATATTCTTATTATTGATGAACCAACAAAAGGAATTGATGTTGGTTCTAAATTAGAAATTTACCAATTGCTTATTGAATTAGCCAATAATGGAAAATCAATAATAGTTATTTCATCTGAACTTGAGGAATTGTTAGGTATAACAGACAGAATATTTGTTATGGCTCAAGGTAAAATAAAAGGTGAAATTTTAACCAAAGATGCTACTCAAGAAAAGATTATGCAAATTGGTTTATTATAG
- a CDS encoding sugar ABC transporter permease, whose protein sequence is MENKQNIMDKIREGVDNTANIISKAFKPMNDLLKKMFAIPMQNKYFAASVKHLQKFSMYYILILIFIIFTIFSSGNLLQPDQIVLLIKNNSYILLLALPMTLVIISGNIDLSVGNVMGFMGFVAVIIYNSTGQSILLTIFLTMLAGLLLGMTHGILIGFLRIPAFIITLGSMLAFNGARIAITNGAPLFPKEGFDSTFVQGVIGSIPDIRIANRFFLVAFLVIMVFTISLVALRVFSYFRKTKMKLHVENWVTFLIKTVLYFAFGTGLAIYIALSSLGLQYFILYIIIAVLLFVFVSKFTTYGRSVYAIGGNRKAAQLSGMDPRKTNFITFSIMGAMIGLASIVFTAISNSATATAGVGFELFAISSVFVGGASVWGGIGSITGTVIGSFILQVINQGMQIKAVPVYSQEIAKGLILIAAVGYDVFSHRKIS, encoded by the coding sequence ATGGAAAATAAACAAAACATAATGGATAAAATCCGTGAAGGTGTTGATAATACAGCTAACATTATTAGTAAAGCATTCAAACCAATGAATGATTTACTAAAGAAAATGTTTGCAATACCTATGCAAAATAAATATTTTGCAGCATCAGTAAAACATCTTCAAAAATTTTCAATGTACTACATTTTGATTTTAATATTTATTATATTCACTATTTTCAGTAGTGGTAATCTATTGCAACCAGATCAAATTGTTTTACTTATCAAGAATAATTCATATATTCTTTTATTAGCTCTTCCTATGACTCTTGTTATTATTTCTGGTAATATAGATTTATCAGTAGGTAATGTTATGGGGTTCATGGGATTCGTTGCTGTTATTATTTATAATAGCACCGGTCAAAGTATTTTATTAACAATCTTTTTAACAATGCTAGCAGGTTTATTGTTAGGAATGACTCATGGAATCTTAATAGGTTTCTTAAGAATACCTGCATTTATAATCACATTAGGTTCGATGCTTGCTTTTAATGGTGCGAGAATAGCTATAACAAATGGAGCGCCATTATTTCCAAAAGAAGGATTTGATTCTACTTTTGTACAAGGTGTAATCGGTTCTATCCCTGATATTAGAATTGCAAACAGATTTTTCTTAGTTGCCTTTTTAGTAATAATGGTTTTCACAATTTCCTTAGTAGCACTTAGAGTGTTTTCATACTTTAGAAAAACCAAAATGAAACTTCATGTTGAAAACTGAGTAACATTTTTAATAAAAACAGTTTTATACTTTGCGTTCGGTACAGGATTGGCCATATATATAGCATTAAGTTCACTTGGTTTACAATATTTCATTCTATACATAATCATTGCAGTTTTATTATTTGTATTTGTTAGCAAATTCACTACATATGGTAGAAGTGTTTATGCTATTGGTGGAAATAGAAAGGCTGCTCAACTATCGGGAATGGATCCGAGAAAAACAAATTTTATCACTTTTTCAATAATGGGTGCCATGATAGGACTAGCAAGCATAGTATTTACAGCCATATCGAATAGTGCGACAGCAACAGCTGGTGTAGGATTTGAATTATTTGCTATTTCATCTGTATTTGTTGGTGGAGCAAGTGTTTGAGGTGGAATCGGTTCAATTACAGGAACAGTAATCGGTTCGTTTATACTTCAAGTTATTAATCAAGGTATGCAAATTAAAGCGGTTCCTGTGTATTCGCAAGAAATTGCTAAAGGTTTAATTCTAATAGCTGCTGTTGGTTATGATGTCTTCTCACATAGAAAAATTAGTTAA
- a CDS encoding ROK family protein produces the protein MINNNKIAAVDIGGTNTRFALFDQNGKIKLKEKTSSSFDDSHLTCNWILELVNKYNIEHLALCIPGPSDYEKGLIINPPNLRGSWLNFDMKSYLLKNSKLKTIIFENDANAMALSNHREYKIDKNKVSQFYTISTGFGSGLIINDSIYHGKNYLAQEVAQIPVCSKSFELTHHMRNNYALELHCSGKGLEVKAKALKIANSTQEVFELAKSGNKDAIELLNTAVDTLARMIAINAGMLAPHNYFIGGSVALNNKWFIDQAVEKAKIMSDPIHLNGVNFYYDKNGDDSALYGLYHLIQK, from the coding sequence ATGATAAACAATAATAAAATTGCCGCTGTCGATATAGGTGGCACAAACACCCGTTTTGCTCTATTTGATCAAAACGGAAAAATTAAACTAAAAGAAAAAACTTCGTCAAGTTTTGATGATTCGCACTTAACATGTAACTGAATACTTGAATTAGTTAATAAATATAATATAGAACATCTTGCTCTTTGTATTCCTGGACCAAGTGATTATGAAAAAGGTTTAATTATAAACCCTCCAAATTTAAGAGGTTCATGATTAAATTTTGATATGAAAAGTTACTTACTAAAAAATTCGAAATTGAAAACAATAATTTTTGAAAATGACGCTAATGCAATGGCTTTATCAAATCACCGTGAGTATAAAATTGACAAAAATAAAGTTAGTCAATTTTATACAATAAGTACTGGCTTTGGTAGTGGATTAATAATTAATGATTCTATTTATCATGGAAAAAATTACTTAGCTCAAGAGGTTGCACAAATACCTGTTTGCTCAAAATCATTTGAACTTACACATCATATGAGAAACAATTATGCTCTTGAACTTCATTGCTCAGGAAAAGGTTTAGAAGTAAAAGCTAAAGCATTAAAAATTGCTAATTCAACCCAAGAAGTATTTGAATTAGCAAAATCTGGCAATAAAGATGCAATCGAATTGTTGAACACAGCCGTTGATACACTTGCAAGAATGATAGCTATTAATGCAGGTATGTTAGCCCCACATAATTACTTTATAGGTGGGAGTGTTGCATTAAATAACAAATGATTTATTGATCAAGCAGTTGAAAAAGCAAAAATAATGTCTGATCCAATTCATTTAAATGGTGTAAATTTCTATTATGATAAAAATGGAGATGACAGTGCCTTATACGGTTTATATCACTTAATCCAAAAATAA